The Syngnathoides biaculeatus isolate LvHL_M chromosome 6, ASM1980259v1, whole genome shotgun sequence genome has a window encoding:
- the hgfb gene encoding LOW QUALITY PROTEIN: hepatocyte growth factor (The sequence of the model RefSeq protein was modified relative to this genomic sequence to represent the inferred CDS: inserted 1 base in 1 codon) — protein MWIYKLLLTLSVLLCSEARRNALQDYQKTDGVRLVVVTPSPSHLAKSRKVSLAKCARTCSRNKKLPFACRAFIYDQQNRKCQWLSFDRNSPAVETQHDFNVQLYQKKDYIRECIVGTGQSYRGRRSVTVSGILCQAWASPIPHEHKFMSKRFSKKDLRDNYCRNPDNSTVGPWCFTTDPRPHLRHQECGIPQCSQVECIHCNGEGYRGPMDHTESGKECQRWDLEEPHKHSYHPDRYPGKGLDDNYCRNPDGRHRPWCFTMDPNTKWEYCAIRVCETPPKTTAVETSECYQDRGEAYRGTVDVTPTGLTCQRWDAQYPHNHSFIPQAYPCKDLRENYCRNPDGQEFPWCFTTDPRVRTMFCTNIPQCGSQNKPDCYEGFGEKYRGEQSRTRANLPCSPWGEHNNSGERGLTVAGLQRNYCRNPDKDKHGPWCYTNNSAIRWDYCNVKPCDASQNTVPAGELASVGCFVHKRTRIVGGSPLNVSAGSWMVSIQKGSSHWCGGSLIREEWVLTDRQCFSSCVPDLSEYRVWLGVSDIGVGALDRATGQEVRIARVICGPEGSSLAMLRLSKPALPADNVHTIQLPVDGCSIPEGTLCKXYGWGETKGTGHDEVLKVVDLPIVSNDKCRELHRGSLHISNSKICAGGVRNEGVCERDYGGPLVCQDGEMKVVIGVSVHGRGCARANRPAIFINVPFYAQWIYKVFKHYSEP, from the exons AGCGTTCATCTATGATCAGCAAAACAGGAAATGCCAGTGGCTGTCTTTTGACCGCAACTCGCCCGCCGTGGAGACCCAACACGACTTCAACGTACAACTCTATCAAAAGAAAG ATTACATTCGCGAGTGCATCGTGGGTACCGGTCAGAGCTACAGGGGTCGAAGGTCGGTAACGGTCAGTGGGATCCTGTGCCAGGCCTGGGCCTCCCCTATTCCTCACGAACACAA ATTCATGTCCAAGCGTTTCAGCAAGAAGGACCTCAGGGATAACTACTGCCGAAACCCGGATAACTCCACCGTCGGACCGTGGTGCTTCACCACCGACCCGCGGCCGCACCTCAGGCACCAGGAGTGTGGAATCCCTCAGTGTTCACAGG TGGAGTGCATACATTGCAACGGCGAGGGTTACAGAGGACCCATGGACCACACGGAGAGCGGGAAGGAATGCCAACGCTGGGACCTGGAGGAGCCGCACAAGCACTCGTACCACCCTGACAG GTATCCCGGCAAGGGCCTCGACGACAACTACTGCAGGAATCCAGACGGACGCCACAGGCCCTGGTGCTTCACCATGGACCCGAACACAAAGTGGGAATACTGCGCCATCAGAGTTTGCG AAACCCCTCCGAAAACAACTGCGGTGGAAACCAGCGAGTGCTACCAGGACAGGGGAGAAGCGTACAGGGGGACGGTGGACGTGACCCCCACGGGGCTCACCTGCCAACGGTGGGACGCTCAATACCCCCACAATCACTCCTTCATCCCGCAGGCGTACCCTTGCAA GGATTTGAGAGAAAACTACTGCCGGAATCCAGATGGCCAGGAATTCCCGTGGTGCTTCACGACGGACCCAAGAGTCCGCACCATGTTCTGCACCAACATCCCTCAGTGCGGCTCCCAAAACAAGCCCG ACTGCTACGAAGGCTTTGGAGAGAAATACCGGGGGGAGCAGTCCAGGACCAGAGCCAATCTGCCCTGTTCTCCCTGGGGGGAGCACAACAACAG cggTGAGAGAGGTCTAACGGTTGCCGGCCTGCAGAGGAACTACTGCAGAAATCCCGACAAAGACAAGCACGGACCGTGGTGTTACACCAACAACTCTGCCATACGGTGGGACTACTGCAATGTGAAGCCAT GTGACGCTTCCCAGAACACCGTTCCAGCAG GCGAGCTGGCCTCCGTGGGCTGTTTCGTCCACAAGAGGACCCGAATCGTCGGAGGGAGTCCGCTGAACGTGTCGGCCGGCAGCTGGATGGTCAGCATACAAAAAGG GTCGTCTCACTGGTGCGGGGGTTCGCTCATACGAGAGGAGTGGGTGCTCACGGACCGGCAGTGCTTCTCCTCGTG CGTTCCTGACCTGAGCGAGTATCGGGTGTGGCTGGGCGTGTCCGACATCGGAGTGGGCGCTTTGGATCGGGCCACCGGACAGGAAGTCCGCATAGCGCGGGTGATATGCGGCCCCGAGGGTTCCAGTTTGGCCATGCTGAGGCTCTCCAA GCCCGCCCTGCCGGCAGACAACGTGCACACCATTCAGCTGCCCGTGGACGGCTGCTCCATCCCTGAAGGAACACTTTGCA ATTACGGATGGGGAGAGACCAAAG GTACAGGCCACGACGAGGTCCTGAAGGTCGTCGACCTCCCCATCGTGAGCAACGACAAGTGCAGAGAGCTGCACAGGGGCAGCCTGCACATCAGCAACAGCAAGATCTGCGCAGGAGGCGTCAGGAATGAGGGCGTGTGCGAG AGGGATTACGGCGGCCCTCTGGTGTGTCAGGACGGCGAAATGAAGGTCGTCATCGGCGTGAGCGTCCACGGCCGAGGCTGCGCCCGCGCCAACCGGCCCGCCATCTTCATCAACGTGCCCTTCTAcgcccagtggatctacaaagTCTTCAAGCATTACTCCGAGCCGTAG